In Vanacampus margaritifer isolate UIUO_Vmar chromosome 9, RoL_Vmar_1.0, whole genome shotgun sequence, the following proteins share a genomic window:
- the LOC144058448 gene encoding tumor necrosis factor receptor superfamily member 5 isoform X1, translating to MCGMTKWGNLFICSHTHQRQQIVRTALAEILAEMADAKCATEEKYLSKAGICCDRCPAGNFVRADCDHAGKTRCAVCGRGLYTATTNHLKRCHLCKPCSASNHQITDEECAADKDRVCKCELGFFCSGDPCELCMHATSCPPGSGVKVQSRPSKNVCRCQVPFENKMFFFLTASGAIDTICAPCENGTFSNVSDYYSACQTHTRCEDMGRVLKTAGTATTDAICGDFKSGCPWILPAGLWLGFVLTVLVVLGLMCWRAKRKFYKAGRSNVLVPEVRTIRESLLEPSLHTHKPFDQCHKSDVTEAGQCTLLNMDESAISTEHNGDLALTLKTDSDQRNGTEAYHRSLSEPQEVEWCGT from the exons ATGTGTGGGATGACAAAGTGGGGAAACTTATTCATTTGCAGTCACACACATCAGAGACAGCAAATTGTGAGGACGGCACTTGCGGAGATCTTAGCGGAAATGGCAGACGCCAAGTGCGCCACTGAGGAGAAATACTTGAGCAAAGCTGGAATATGCTGCGATCGCTGCCCGGCAG GAAACTTCGTGCGAGCCGATTGCGACCACGCAGGGAAGACTCGGTGCGCCGTCTGCGGACGTGGACTCTACACGGCCACCACAAATCATCTCAAGCGCTGCCATTTGTGCAAGCCGTGTAGTGCCA GCAACCACCAGATTACGGACGAGGAGTGCGCGGCTGACAAGGACAGAGTGTGCAAGTGTGAATTGGGTTTCTTCTGCAGCGGTGATCCCTGCGAACTCTGCATGCACGCCACCTCCTGCCCTCCGGGTTCAGGGGTCAAGGTTCAAAGTAGGCCCTCCAAAAACGTATGTAGGTGTCAAGttccatttgaaaataaaatgttctttttcttaACAGCAAGCGGGGCTATCGATACTATCTGCGCTCCGTGTGAGAATGGCACGTTCAGCAACGTGTCCGACTACTACTCGGCCTGCCAGACACATACCAG ATGTGAGGACATGGGTCGAGTGCTGAAAACTGCCGGAACCGCCACCACCGACGCCATCTGCGGGGACTTCAAATCTG GCTGCCCGTGGATTTTACCTGCAGGCTTGTGGCTGGGCTTTGTGCTGACCGTGCTTGTTGTTTTAGGGCTGATGTGCTGGAGGGCCAAACGCAAATTTTACAAGGCAG GCAGGTCAAACGTTCTCGTTCCTGAGGTGAGGACCATCAGGGAGAGTTTGCTGGAACCTTCCCTACACACCCACAAACCTTTTGATCAGTGCCACAAGAGCGACGTGACGGAGGCCGGCCAGTGTACTCTGCTCAACATGG ATGAAAGTGCGATCAGCACGGAACACAACGGGGACCTTGCGCTCACTCTCAAGACCGATTCCGACCAGCGCAATGGCACCGAAGCGTACCACAGGAGTCTCTCGGAGCCGCAAGAGGTCGAGTGGTGTGGAACATGA
- the LOC144058448 gene encoding tumor necrosis factor receptor superfamily member 5 isoform X2, which yields MCGMTKWGNLFICSHTHQRQQIVRTALAEILAEMADAKCATEEKYLSKAGICCDRCPAGNFVRADCDHAGKTRCAVCGRGLYTATTNHLKRCHLCKPCSASNHQITDEECAADKDRVCKCELGFFCSGDPCELCMHATSCPPGSGVKVQTSGAIDTICAPCENGTFSNVSDYYSACQTHTRCEDMGRVLKTAGTATTDAICGDFKSGCPWILPAGLWLGFVLTVLVVLGLMCWRAKRKFYKAGRSNVLVPEVRTIRESLLEPSLHTHKPFDQCHKSDVTEAGQCTLLNMDESAISTEHNGDLALTLKTDSDQRNGTEAYHRSLSEPQEVEWCGT from the exons ATGTGTGGGATGACAAAGTGGGGAAACTTATTCATTTGCAGTCACACACATCAGAGACAGCAAATTGTGAGGACGGCACTTGCGGAGATCTTAGCGGAAATGGCAGACGCCAAGTGCGCCACTGAGGAGAAATACTTGAGCAAAGCTGGAATATGCTGCGATCGCTGCCCGGCAG GAAACTTCGTGCGAGCCGATTGCGACCACGCAGGGAAGACTCGGTGCGCCGTCTGCGGACGTGGACTCTACACGGCCACCACAAATCATCTCAAGCGCTGCCATTTGTGCAAGCCGTGTAGTGCCA GCAACCACCAGATTACGGACGAGGAGTGCGCGGCTGACAAGGACAGAGTGTGCAAGTGTGAATTGGGTTTCTTCTGCAGCGGTGATCCCTGCGAACTCTGCATGCACGCCACCTCCTGCCCTCCGGGTTCAGGGGTCAAGGTTCAAA CAAGCGGGGCTATCGATACTATCTGCGCTCCGTGTGAGAATGGCACGTTCAGCAACGTGTCCGACTACTACTCGGCCTGCCAGACACATACCAG ATGTGAGGACATGGGTCGAGTGCTGAAAACTGCCGGAACCGCCACCACCGACGCCATCTGCGGGGACTTCAAATCTG GCTGCCCGTGGATTTTACCTGCAGGCTTGTGGCTGGGCTTTGTGCTGACCGTGCTTGTTGTTTTAGGGCTGATGTGCTGGAGGGCCAAACGCAAATTTTACAAGGCAG GCAGGTCAAACGTTCTCGTTCCTGAGGTGAGGACCATCAGGGAGAGTTTGCTGGAACCTTCCCTACACACCCACAAACCTTTTGATCAGTGCCACAAGAGCGACGTGACGGAGGCCGGCCAGTGTACTCTGCTCAACATGG ATGAAAGTGCGATCAGCACGGAACACAACGGGGACCTTGCGCTCACTCTCAAGACCGATTCCGACCAGCGCAATGGCACCGAAGCGTACCACAGGAGTCTCTCGGAGCCGCAAGAGGTCGAGTGGTGTGGAACATGA
- the LOC144058448 gene encoding tumor necrosis factor receptor superfamily member 5 isoform X3 — MADAKCATEEKYLSKAGICCDRCPAGNFVRADCDHAGKTRCAVCGRGLYTATTNHLKRCHLCKPCSASNHQITDEECAADKDRVCKCELGFFCSGDPCELCMHATSCPPGSGVKVQSRPSKNVCRCQVPFENKMFFFLTASGAIDTICAPCENGTFSNVSDYYSACQTHTRCEDMGRVLKTAGTATTDAICGDFKSGCPWILPAGLWLGFVLTVLVVLGLMCWRAKRKFYKAGRSNVLVPEVRTIRESLLEPSLHTHKPFDQCHKSDVTEAGQCTLLNMDESAISTEHNGDLALTLKTDSDQRNGTEAYHRSLSEPQEVEWCGT; from the exons ATGGCAGACGCCAAGTGCGCCACTGAGGAGAAATACTTGAGCAAAGCTGGAATATGCTGCGATCGCTGCCCGGCAG GAAACTTCGTGCGAGCCGATTGCGACCACGCAGGGAAGACTCGGTGCGCCGTCTGCGGACGTGGACTCTACACGGCCACCACAAATCATCTCAAGCGCTGCCATTTGTGCAAGCCGTGTAGTGCCA GCAACCACCAGATTACGGACGAGGAGTGCGCGGCTGACAAGGACAGAGTGTGCAAGTGTGAATTGGGTTTCTTCTGCAGCGGTGATCCCTGCGAACTCTGCATGCACGCCACCTCCTGCCCTCCGGGTTCAGGGGTCAAGGTTCAAAGTAGGCCCTCCAAAAACGTATGTAGGTGTCAAGttccatttgaaaataaaatgttctttttcttaACAGCAAGCGGGGCTATCGATACTATCTGCGCTCCGTGTGAGAATGGCACGTTCAGCAACGTGTCCGACTACTACTCGGCCTGCCAGACACATACCAG ATGTGAGGACATGGGTCGAGTGCTGAAAACTGCCGGAACCGCCACCACCGACGCCATCTGCGGGGACTTCAAATCTG GCTGCCCGTGGATTTTACCTGCAGGCTTGTGGCTGGGCTTTGTGCTGACCGTGCTTGTTGTTTTAGGGCTGATGTGCTGGAGGGCCAAACGCAAATTTTACAAGGCAG GCAGGTCAAACGTTCTCGTTCCTGAGGTGAGGACCATCAGGGAGAGTTTGCTGGAACCTTCCCTACACACCCACAAACCTTTTGATCAGTGCCACAAGAGCGACGTGACGGAGGCCGGCCAGTGTACTCTGCTCAACATGG ATGAAAGTGCGATCAGCACGGAACACAACGGGGACCTTGCGCTCACTCTCAAGACCGATTCCGACCAGCGCAATGGCACCGAAGCGTACCACAGGAGTCTCTCGGAGCCGCAAGAGGTCGAGTGGTGTGGAACATGA